A single region of the bacterium genome encodes:
- a CDS encoding isocitrate/isopropylmalate family dehydrogenase: MAPRSTAHTVALIEGDGIGPEIVAAALPVLEAAADRDGARLEWRRLDAGTRAYARTGRSVPPDVLEACRGVRAMLKGPAGLPGVRHADGTEAGTVAGPLRKAFTLFANVRPVRRVPGVSAIAAGGTDYVIVRENTEGAYATRGAGELTGDGVEDRIRITREGTTRVARLAFELARHRAAARAVSPAGTGGSAAARVTCCDKANVLRSFAFFRQVAGEVAEQYPDVAFDAVYADAAAAAIVDQSRRFDVLLAENLIGDILSDVAAATIGGLGFCPAANLGERHGLFEPVHGSAPDIAGTDRANPAAMLLAGAMMLEWLGLPAAADSVRRAVDRAVAAGVLGLEADGRVASTRGAGRAVLDALS, from the coding sequence GTGGCTCCCAGATCAACGGCGCACACGGTTGCCCTCATCGAGGGCGACGGCATCGGACCGGAGATCGTCGCGGCGGCCCTGCCGGTGCTCGAGGCCGCGGCGGATCGGGACGGCGCGCGCCTCGAATGGCGGCGTCTCGACGCGGGCACGCGCGCGTATGCCCGGACCGGGCGCAGCGTTCCTCCCGACGTGCTCGAGGCGTGCCGCGGCGTGCGCGCGATGCTGAAAGGCCCCGCCGGATTGCCCGGCGTGCGCCACGCGGACGGCACCGAGGCCGGAACCGTCGCGGGGCCGCTGCGCAAGGCGTTTACGTTGTTCGCCAACGTCCGGCCGGTGCGGCGGGTTCCCGGCGTTTCGGCGATCGCGGCCGGCGGCACGGATTACGTGATCGTCCGGGAGAACACCGAGGGCGCGTACGCGACCCGCGGCGCCGGCGAGCTCACCGGCGACGGGGTCGAGGACCGCATTCGGATCACGCGCGAGGGGACGACACGGGTCGCCCGCCTCGCGTTCGAGCTCGCGCGCCACCGTGCCGCGGCGCGGGCGGTGTCGCCCGCGGGGACCGGCGGCAGCGCCGCGGCGCGCGTCACGTGCTGCGACAAGGCCAACGTGCTGCGGTCGTTCGCGTTTTTCCGGCAAGTGGCCGGCGAGGTCGCGGAGCAGTACCCCGACGTGGCCTTCGATGCCGTGTACGCCGACGCCGCCGCGGCGGCGATCGTCGATCAATCGCGGCGGTTCGACGTGCTGCTGGCGGAGAATCTGATCGGCGACATCCTCAGCGACGTCGCGGCCGCCACGATCGGCGGTCTCGGCTTCTGCCCCGCCGCCAACCTCGGGGAGCGCCACGGCCTGTTCGAGCCGGTCCACGGCTCGGCGCCGGACATCGCCGGCACCGACCGCGCCAATCCCGCGGCGATGCTCCTCGCGGGCGCGATGATGCTGGAATGGCTCGGGCTGCCGGCGGCGGCGGACAGCGTCCGGCGCGCGGTGGACCGTGCGGTTGCCGCCGGCGTCCTCGGCCTCGAGGCCGACGGACGGGTGGCCTCCACTCGCGGCGCAGGACGGGCCGTGCTCGACGCCCTCTCCTAG
- a CDS encoding helix-turn-helix domain-containing protein, with translation MRLPDLDLLEELNLSRDERSALAALMALGVADAATLCREGDIASSKIYRAMEKLAELGLVQVQPTRPKQYAALPADAVVDRTVELARERAERFAHGTEGLRRTLAALPARLRGRQTFVDLALGMESHARRHLVHLASAATRILSYMERGDLAAIDQAVATGFPILRRIARNAAERKIEHRVVFGFSYQSAPVLIEFLRRHRGEIRHLTGVRYSGELGHPFHVVDDETVVLPLDHPFVPEGRFASLLVRDRDLAGSLAGGFDTLWRKAMRDVSEVGFQPVPRSD, from the coding sequence ATGCGGCTGCCCGACTTGGACCTTCTCGAGGAGCTCAACCTCTCGCGCGACGAGCGCTCCGCCCTTGCCGCGCTGATGGCGCTGGGCGTTGCCGATGCGGCGACGCTGTGCCGCGAGGGCGACATCGCCTCGTCGAAGATCTACCGGGCGATGGAGAAACTCGCGGAACTCGGCCTCGTCCAGGTCCAGCCCACGCGTCCCAAGCAGTACGCGGCCCTCCCCGCCGACGCCGTCGTCGACCGGACGGTAGAGCTGGCCCGCGAGCGGGCGGAGCGCTTTGCGCACGGGACCGAGGGCCTGCGGCGGACGCTGGCGGCCCTTCCCGCGCGCCTCCGCGGCCGGCAGACGTTCGTCGATCTCGCGCTCGGCATGGAGAGCCACGCGCGGCGGCATCTCGTGCATCTCGCGAGCGCCGCCACGCGCATCCTCTCGTACATGGAGCGGGGCGACCTCGCGGCGATCGATCAGGCGGTGGCGACGGGCTTCCCGATCCTGCGGCGCATCGCGCGCAACGCGGCCGAGCGGAAGATCGAGCATCGAGTCGTGTTCGGGTTTTCCTATCAGAGCGCGCCGGTGTTGATCGAGTTCCTCCGGCGCCACCGGGGGGAGATCCGGCATCTCACCGGCGTGCGCTACTCCGGCGAGCTCGGCCATCCGTTTCACGTCGTGGACGACGAAACGGTGGTCTTGCCGCTGGACCATCCGTTTGTCCCGGAAGGGCGCTTCGCGTCGCTCCTGGTGCGGGATCGCGACCTCGCCGGCAGCCTGGCGGGCGGATTCGATACGCTGTGGCGCAAGGCGATGCGGGACGTGAGCGAGGTCGGCTTTCAGCCGGTTCCTCGTTCCGACTGA